The proteins below come from a single Deltaproteobacteria bacterium genomic window:
- a CDS encoding ATP-binding protein gives MILVLGARQAGKSTLLSHLAPDAHRVVFDPVIDVNNAREDPELFLDQYQPPLILDEVQYVPDLLGVIKRRVDEDPHPGRYLLTGSQNLMLLSTVSESMAGRVAVLDLPFLSLAERCHAAGTAGTWVEDLFKTDAMDRLRSRGRLAPRASEPTLASRLWRGGFPGHLDQDDAILPDLFASYMRTYIERDVRRVATVEDANLFSRFVGLCAAHSGQEINHAQLGRELGITHHTAQRWLAILRATYQWLEVPAFSGNPAKRISQRPKGYFTDTGLAAWTQRISSPTALMSNPIQGALFETHVVLDLLKQTQTMTHPPRAHHWRAHSGAEVDLLLERDGMFVAVEAKSSARVTRADTRGIRAFRETYPHLEHGIGVVVAAVRETALVGEDIIAVPYDIA, from the coding sequence GTGATCCTGGTCCTGGGAGCGAGACAGGCTGGCAAGAGCACTCTCCTCTCTCATCTGGCTCCGGACGCCCACCGTGTTGTATTCGACCCGGTGATCGACGTCAACAATGCACGGGAAGATCCCGAGTTGTTCCTCGACCAGTATCAGCCGCCGCTCATCCTCGACGAGGTTCAGTATGTCCCGGACTTGCTCGGAGTCATCAAGCGGCGTGTGGACGAAGACCCCCACCCGGGTCGATACCTGCTCACCGGTTCGCAAAACCTCATGCTGCTCAGCACCGTGAGCGAAAGCATGGCCGGGCGGGTGGCGGTTCTGGACCTCCCCTTCCTTTCACTGGCCGAGCGCTGTCACGCCGCCGGCACCGCCGGGACGTGGGTCGAAGACCTGTTCAAGACCGACGCCATGGACCGGTTGCGAAGCCGGGGCAGACTGGCGCCGCGAGCGAGCGAGCCGACCTTGGCAAGCCGTCTTTGGCGGGGCGGGTTCCCCGGCCACCTGGACCAGGACGATGCGATCCTGCCCGACCTCTTCGCTTCCTACATGCGCACCTACATCGAACGCGACGTTCGGCGGGTTGCCACCGTCGAGGACGCGAACTTGTTCTCGCGCTTCGTGGGCCTCTGCGCCGCCCATTCCGGACAGGAAATCAATCACGCCCAGTTGGGGCGCGAACTCGGCATCACGCACCACACGGCGCAGCGCTGGCTTGCCATCCTGCGCGCGACCTATCAGTGGCTGGAGGTTCCGGCGTTTTCCGGGAACCCTGCCAAACGGATCTCCCAGCGTCCCAAGGGCTACTTCACGGACACCGGGCTCGCCGCGTGGACCCAACGCATCTCCAGCCCGACGGCGCTGATGTCCAATCCTATCCAAGGCGCGCTGTTCGAGACCCACGTGGTCCTCGACCTGCTCAAGCAGACGCAGACCATGACCCATCCGCCGCGCGCACATCACTGGCGTGCGCACTCGGGCGCCGAAGTGGACCTGCTGCTGGAACGGGACGGAATGTTCGTTGCGGTGGAGGCCAAGAGCAGCGCGCGCGTCACGCGCGCCGACACCCGCGGCATACGCGCGTTCCGGGAGACCTATCCCCATCTTGAGCACGGCATCGGCGTGGTAGTGGCGGCCGTGCGCGAGACCGCCCTCGTGGGCGAGGACATCATCGCCGTTCCCTACGACATCGCCTGA
- a CDS encoding endonuclease/exonuclease/phosphatase family protein — translation MTTTFARLGSYAVVFVCLIVRLAVAADESGSLLTVCKSLGSESVSIGQIQGAGHTSPFLGEVVKTAGIVTAVDDNGFYLQDSVGDGDSSTSDGIFVFTGKATKNSRAVMAGDQFCARGAVAEYQPRHMPNQINNLTFTQIVRPTLIRLSRDNPLPAPVVIGVGGRVPPKEIIDNDRFATFDPEQDGIDFYEALEGMRVTVRDAIAVSSKPSALFVFAGATSPSGLSERGTLNISLNDFNPERIQIRRDSGLYPQRLPSVELGDSLGDVTGVMGYGSGYYRLLVTEQFTPVRARLEREVTLLNGRDGHLTIASFNVQNLAPNDADGDRDAVTGRFESVAKVIVENLRLPDIVALQEVQDNDGSYDSEVTAADQTLSLLVDRIAELGNVHYSFVDHEFIGDDTSGGQSGGNIRVAFIYNPDRVKFMPNTLTTITDADRQQDDPANPFYKARLPLVARFSLHGSGYEPVIVVNNHFTSKYGSSPMFGWVQPWIELQDAPYVNGGIEQRRLQAHTVRQFVVRQLADDRDAQIVVLGDFNDFEFSSPLKILGRALENLTERLPANERYTYIYEGNSQSLDHILVSPSLSASAEVDIVHVNAEFAETSARASDHDPVLARLRLPQRSTAP, via the coding sequence ATGACCACAACCTTCGCTCGACTAGGCAGCTATGCGGTCGTATTCGTTTGTCTGATCGTCCGGCTAGCGGTGGCGGCCGACGAATCCGGCAGCCTCCTCACCGTATGCAAAAGTCTTGGGTCAGAGTCGGTGTCGATAGGACAGATTCAGGGTGCCGGTCACACGTCGCCGTTTCTCGGGGAGGTCGTCAAGACCGCAGGAATAGTGACGGCTGTTGATGACAACGGATTTTACCTACAAGACTCGGTGGGTGATGGCGATTCCTCGACCTCTGACGGCATTTTCGTCTTCACCGGGAAGGCTACCAAGAATAGCAGGGCGGTAATGGCTGGTGACCAGTTCTGCGCACGTGGTGCTGTTGCAGAGTACCAACCCCGCCATATGCCTAACCAAATCAACAACCTGACCTTTACACAAATCGTGCGCCCAACGCTCATACGGTTGTCTCGTGACAATCCGCTGCCGGCCCCAGTGGTTATTGGAGTCGGCGGCCGTGTTCCCCCGAAAGAGATCATCGACAACGACAGGTTTGCCACATTCGATCCAGAACAAGACGGTATCGACTTCTACGAGGCACTAGAAGGTATGAGGGTGACGGTAAGAGATGCCATTGCTGTGAGTTCGAAACCTAGCGCGCTCTTCGTCTTTGCTGGTGCAACATCACCTAGTGGCCTGAGCGAACGCGGCACGCTGAACATCAGCCTCAATGATTTCAACCCAGAGCGTATCCAGATCCGGAGAGATTCTGGGCTCTACCCGCAGAGACTGCCCAGCGTTGAATTGGGTGACTCTCTGGGTGATGTTACCGGGGTGATGGGTTACGGATCAGGCTATTACCGACTGCTGGTAACGGAGCAGTTTACGCCGGTGCGAGCCCGTCTAGAACGAGAGGTGACCCTGCTAAATGGTCGCGATGGCCACCTCACCATCGCATCATTCAATGTCCAAAACCTCGCCCCCAACGATGCCGATGGAGACAGGGACGCGGTAACGGGCCGGTTTGAGTCCGTGGCCAAAGTGATTGTAGAGAACCTGCGGCTTCCCGATATCGTGGCTCTCCAGGAAGTCCAGGACAACGATGGTTCGTACGATTCTGAAGTAACGGCTGCTGATCAGACGCTGAGTTTGCTGGTGGACCGCATCGCCGAACTGGGCAACGTCCATTACTCTTTCGTGGATCATGAATTCATCGGCGATGACACCAGTGGCGGACAGTCCGGTGGCAACATTCGCGTCGCCTTCATCTACAATCCAGACCGCGTGAAGTTCATGCCGAACACGTTGACTACGATAACCGACGCTGATCGGCAGCAAGATGACCCAGCGAATCCATTCTACAAAGCCCGCCTACCTTTGGTTGCCCGCTTCAGTTTGCACGGTTCCGGCTATGAGCCAGTGATAGTCGTCAACAACCACTTCACCTCCAAGTATGGAAGCAGTCCGATGTTTGGATGGGTTCAACCGTGGATTGAGTTACAAGACGCCCCTTACGTCAACGGAGGGATCGAGCAACGCCGTCTACAAGCTCATACGGTACGACAGTTTGTCGTCCGTCAGCTTGCAGATGACAGAGATGCCCAAATTGTCGTGCTTGGCGACTTCAACGACTTCGAATTCAGTTCGCCGCTCAAGATTCTCGGACGGGCCCTCGAAAATCTGACCGAGAGGCTTCCCGCCAATGAGCGCTACACGTACATTTACGAGGGCAATTCCCAGTCCCTGGACCACATACTGGTGAGCCCCTCGCTGAGTGCGTCCGCCGAGGTGGACATCGTGCACGTCAACGCCGAGTTCGCGGAGACCTCGGCGCGGGCGAGCGACCACGATCCAGTTCTGGCTCGGCTCCGGTTGCCCCAGCGGTCCACGGCGCCTTGA
- a CDS encoding endonuclease/exonuclease/phosphatase family protein translates to MKRSISVPSLEWLAAVGTLLVVTLAASVAPAASPATNSHPSGAVGSVRELRVAQGDGPTPIGRVQGRGHISPFRGRRVTTTGIVTAVDTDGFYLQDPAGDGDPDTSDGIFVFTRRAPAAAMGDRLRVRGVVAEFQPGGAATRNLTVTQITRPRLTRLSRGNRLPAPVVLGSGGRVPPGKVIDNDGFAVFDPGEDGIDFYEALEGMRVTVRDAVAVSPTSRFGEIFVRARGTAPSGLSARGTLTLRPDDFNPERIQIDDDFGLSPVATPHVQVGDSLGDVTGVVSYGFGNYEVRFTERFKPTRGRLRPETTSLRAGDEHLTIATFNVLNLDPNDADGDTDVASGRFDAVASVIARNLRHPDIVALQEIQDNDGSAKTGVKAAGATLRLLVDRLAALGPVRYRFIDHPFIGDDTSGGQPGGNIRVAFLYNPARVELVPGSVATVTGPADQRTNPRNPFFNGRLPLVASFRPRAQGGAPVTVVNNHFNSKRGSSPLFGEVQPFTKRQEEPAVNGGVGNRRRQAEAVRAFVARRLAAQRDAAIVVLGDFNEFAFVSPLRVLERNLRNLTQTLPPVERYTYIFEGNAQSLDHILVSPSLSVSAEVDIVHVNAEFAETAARASDHDPIVVRVKLLRRLP, encoded by the coding sequence GTGAAACGTTCCATTTCGGTGCCGTCACTGGAGTGGCTCGCGGCGGTCGGGACGCTGCTCGTCGTGACGCTGGCCGCGAGCGTGGCGCCGGCGGCCAGTCCCGCGACGAATAGCCATCCATCCGGTGCCGTGGGTTCGGTCCGTGAGTTACGCGTCGCACAGGGCGACGGCCCGACCCCCATCGGGCGGGTCCAGGGGCGCGGCCACATCTCGCCCTTTCGCGGACGGCGCGTCACCACCACGGGCATCGTGACCGCCGTGGACACGGACGGTTTCTACCTGCAGGACCCGGCGGGGGACGGCGACCCCGATACCTCGGACGGCATATTCGTCTTCACGCGAAGGGCTCCGGCCGCCGCCATGGGGGACCGGCTGCGCGTGCGCGGTGTGGTCGCGGAGTTCCAGCCCGGCGGCGCGGCTACGCGCAACCTCACCGTCACGCAGATCACGCGCCCGCGGCTCACGCGCTTGTCCCGCGGCAACAGGCTGCCCGCCCCGGTGGTGCTGGGGTCCGGAGGACGCGTCCCGCCCGGAAAGGTCATCGACAACGACGGGTTCGCGGTCTTCGACCCCGGAGAAGACGGCATCGATTTCTACGAGGCCCTCGAAGGCATGCGCGTTACCGTCAGGGACGCGGTGGCCGTGAGCCCTACCAGCCGTTTCGGCGAGATCTTCGTGCGCGCCCGCGGCACGGCGCCGTCGGGCCTGAGTGCGCGCGGCACCCTCACGCTGCGCCCCGATGATTTCAACCCCGAACGCATCCAGATCGACGACGACTTCGGACTCAGCCCCGTGGCGACGCCGCACGTGCAGGTGGGCGACTCCCTGGGCGACGTCACCGGCGTGGTGAGCTACGGCTTCGGCAACTACGAGGTGCGTTTCACCGAAAGGTTCAAACCCACGCGGGGCCGGCTGAGGCCCGAGACGACATCCTTGCGGGCCGGCGACGAGCACCTCACCATCGCCACCTTCAACGTGCTCAACCTCGACCCCAACGACGCCGACGGGGACACGGACGTGGCAAGCGGCCGGTTCGACGCCGTGGCGTCCGTCATCGCGCGTAATCTCCGCCACCCGGACATCGTGGCGCTCCAGGAGATCCAGGACAACGACGGCTCCGCCAAGACCGGGGTCAAGGCCGCCGGCGCCACGCTGCGCCTGCTCGTGGACCGCCTCGCCGCCCTGGGGCCGGTGCGCTACCGCTTCATCGACCACCCGTTCATCGGCGACGACACCAGCGGCGGCCAGCCCGGCGGCAACATCCGCGTGGCCTTCCTCTACAACCCGGCGCGGGTGGAGCTCGTCCCCGGCTCGGTGGCCACGGTCACGGGCCCGGCCGACCAGCGCACCAACCCGCGGAACCCGTTCTTCAACGGCCGCCTGCCGCTGGTGGCGTCCTTCCGGCCTCGCGCGCAGGGGGGTGCTCCCGTCACCGTGGTCAACAACCACTTCAATTCCAAACGGGGCAGCAGCCCGCTGTTCGGGGAGGTGCAGCCCTTCACGAAGCGCCAGGAAGAGCCGGCGGTCAACGGCGGCGTGGGCAACCGCCGGAGGCAGGCCGAGGCCGTGCGGGCATTCGTCGCCCGGCGTCTCGCGGCACAACGCGACGCCGCCATCGTCGTGCTCGGCGACTTCAACGAGTTCGCGTTCGTCTCCCCGCTCCGCGTCCTTGAACGCAATCTCCGGAACCTCACCCAAACGCTGCCACCGGTCGAGCGCTACACCTACATCTTCGAGGGCAACGCCCAGTCCCTGGACCACATCCTGGTGAGCCCCTCCCTCAGCGTCTCCGCCGAGGTGGACATCGTCCACGTCAACGCCGAGTTCGCGGAAACCGCGGCGCGGGCGAGCGACCACGACCCGATCGTGGTGCGGGTGAAGCTACTGCGTAGGCTACCATAG
- a CDS encoding cytidylate kinase family protein → MSVIMIYEGIHGAEEVANRVAKSLDYKCVGRQDLAATLPNYGVPRAKLDDITEKEPHWWEQWLQDLRPYRIALQAAMCEIAQAGPMVYHGHVGHELLPGVPHVLKVLLTGSMELRIDLLRSRLAVDEGTIRKQLEHTDRARSRRLMSLFGADWQDATRYHLVLNLAMGVDAASEVISTTARLAAFAETSASMQAFEDLALARKTQATLLQSDLYRGLPIDVKAHNGTVTVSGMVSPPVTVEGVVATIKAIPDVGEVTANLVVVPRSHSDIE, encoded by the coding sequence ATGTCGGTCATCATGATCTACGAGGGTATCCATGGCGCGGAGGAAGTCGCCAACCGGGTCGCCAAGTCCCTGGATTACAAGTGCGTGGGACGGCAGGATCTGGCGGCCACTCTGCCGAACTACGGCGTGCCGCGCGCCAAGCTCGACGACATCACGGAGAAGGAGCCGCACTGGTGGGAACAGTGGCTCCAGGACTTGCGGCCCTACCGCATCGCGCTCCAGGCCGCCATGTGCGAAATCGCTCAGGCCGGCCCGATGGTCTACCACGGACACGTGGGGCACGAGCTCCTTCCAGGAGTCCCCCATGTGCTCAAGGTCTTGCTGACCGGCTCCATGGAGTTGCGCATCGACCTGCTCCGGTCACGCCTCGCGGTGGACGAAGGCACCATCCGCAAGCAGCTCGAACACACCGACCGGGCCCGTAGCCGGCGGCTCATGTCCCTGTTCGGCGCCGACTGGCAGGACGCGACCCGGTACCACCTGGTGCTGAATCTGGCCATGGGCGTGGACGCGGCCAGCGAGGTCATCAGCACCACGGCACGGCTCGCGGCGTTTGCCGAGACGTCGGCCTCGATGCAAGCCTTCGAGGACCTCGCCCTGGCCAGGAAGACCCAGGCGACACTGCTCCAGTCCGACCTGTACCGCGGCCTGCCCATCGACGTGAAGGCGCACAACGGGACGGTGACAGTGTCCGGCATGGTCTCCCCGCCGGTTACGGTGGAGGGCGTGGTGGCCACCATCAAGGCCATTCCCGACGTCGGGGAGGTGACGGCGAATCTCGTGGTCGTGCCGCGAAGCCATTCCGACATCGAATAG
- a CDS encoding UbiD family decarboxylase — protein sequence MPKSLRTFLEDCRREIPAEVVHVEREVDPAHYDVSAIIKHLGAARKFPMLIFERPRNLHGRVGDFKLVMNFTISQRKTQIALGLPKEMTRAQMAEACVDIERNRMAPVVVENGEAPVMENVRGGDDVDLYELPIMRHHYMDGGPYITLCTIAKDRRQGIYNASYHRMEIKSKNHTSHYHSQHHQWIIFRDYEDQGLECPVATVLGHHPAFYMGACYTGPFEVSEYDVIGAYLGEPLRVTPSTTWGDDLLIPADAEIVVEGALIPGERIVDGPFGEAPGYLGPQRFFSACRYEVRAINFRNKGMYQSVITPEGDKPWLDLPREGAYLRRIREAVPGVTAVCKAGRHAHYNIFIAMKKMSEGDPGRAAAAALTELHAKHVFVFDDDIDVYNPTEILWALATRVQPHRQVSIMQPTFTGNYLDPTVVDETKTSVMIVDATRPLDRPFSPVSKVPDEAMARIKVEDYIPGEVLAHIPVDRTTYWS from the coding sequence ATGCCCAAGAGCCTGCGGACCTTCCTCGAAGACTGCCGCCGTGAAATCCCCGCCGAGGTGGTGCACGTCGAGCGGGAGGTGGACCCCGCCCACTACGACGTGAGCGCCATCATCAAGCACCTGGGCGCCGCCCGGAAGTTTCCCATGCTCATCTTCGAGCGGCCGCGCAACCTGCACGGACGCGTCGGCGATTTCAAGCTGGTGATGAATTTCACCATCTCCCAGCGCAAGACCCAAATCGCCCTCGGCCTGCCCAAGGAGATGACGCGCGCACAGATGGCCGAGGCCTGCGTGGACATCGAGCGCAACCGCATGGCGCCCGTGGTGGTGGAAAACGGCGAAGCGCCGGTGATGGAGAACGTCCGCGGCGGCGACGACGTGGACCTCTACGAACTGCCCATCATGCGCCACCACTACATGGACGGTGGCCCCTACATCACCCTGTGCACCATCGCCAAGGACCGCCGGCAAGGCATCTACAACGCCTCGTATCACCGCATGGAGATCAAGTCGAAGAACCACACTTCGCACTACCACTCACAGCACCACCAGTGGATCATCTTCCGCGACTACGAGGACCAGGGCCTGGAATGCCCGGTGGCCACGGTGCTGGGACACCACCCGGCGTTCTACATGGGCGCGTGCTACACCGGCCCCTTCGAGGTGAGCGAATACGACGTCATCGGCGCCTACCTGGGCGAGCCGCTGCGGGTGACGCCGTCCACCACCTGGGGCGACGACCTGCTGATCCCCGCGGACGCGGAGATCGTCGTCGAGGGCGCGCTGATCCCGGGCGAGCGCATCGTCGACGGCCCCTTCGGCGAAGCGCCCGGCTACCTCGGACCGCAGCGCTTCTTCTCGGCCTGCCGCTACGAGGTGCGCGCCATCAACTTCCGCAACAAGGGCATGTACCAGTCGGTCATCACCCCCGAGGGCGACAAGCCCTGGCTCGACCTGCCGCGGGAGGGCGCCTACCTGCGGCGCATCCGCGAGGCCGTGCCCGGGGTCACCGCCGTGTGCAAGGCCGGACGCCACGCCCACTACAACATCTTCATCGCCATGAAGAAGATGTCCGAGGGCGACCCCGGCCGCGCCGCGGCCGCCGCCCTCACCGAGCTCCACGCCAAGCACGTCTTCGTCTTCGACGACGACATCGACGTCTACAACCCCACCGAGATCCTCTGGGCCCTGGCCACCCGCGTGCAGCCCCACCGGCAGGTGTCCATCATGCAGCCCACCTTCACCGGCAACTACCTCGACCCCACGGTGGTGGACGAAACCAAGACGTCGGTGATGATCGTCGACGCCACCCGCCCCCTGGACCGCCCCTTCTCCCCCGTCTCCAAGGTCCCGGACGAGGCCATGGCGCGCATCAAGGTGGAAGACTACATCCCCGGCGAAGTGCTGGCGCACATCCCCGTGGACCGCACCACGTACTGGTCCTGA
- a CDS encoding molybdopterin-dependent oxidoreductase, protein MNEIAIQFELNGRSRRASVAPELLLADFLRRDLGLKGTKTSCEVEVCGSCTVLLDGRPVSACTTLTHEVDGHALTTIEGLGNDDALDPVQEAFWEEGGFECGFCTPGMILAARALLDENPAPSEEDIKAALDGNLCRCTGYLSIIRSVHRAAALLRGHETPAPRPLDERRLDGAAKVRGEPVYTADLTHPGMLYGRVLRSPYAHARILGIDTSAAESHPGVVAVLTVADLEDVAHYHGPLVKDTPVLAADKVRYEGDAVAAVAAETLEAATAALALIRVEYDPLPALMTMDEALDPDAPPIHESVSDDAPSFPGYPRVDDEAKKYANVSFHYERGEGDVDEGFAASERVFEHTFDFPKIAHYSMEPQLAVAEWREDGFTVWASTQHQFIVRDELAEMFSVPPERARVVVPLVGGTYGNKNHTKLEPLAVALARKAGRRVFLHLSLEEESRTVSKPAARVRLRTGVDRDGKLVARDCLVHVDGGAYSDSGPRVTQKAGYRAPGPYRIPHLRSHAYTVYTNTVPAGAFRGMGTPQVVWAYESQMDMIAREMGWDPVEFRLKNLLDKGEDFAPGETPLDTDLKEGLQRAAREIGWGEELEPDCGIGISCGCKDGGGNFKISSARVEVDDGGAITLHEGTIEIGQGSHTAMARIAAQELGVRPTAVQVAPLDTDSTPFDMGTYASSGTTVMGLAVQKAARAVRDQLIEAARSLGKSPDAAATLANGEVRLAEIALPFSALVRHVKGAGGVITGEGRQESERDPNAPLGARAPFWEVGWGAAKVHVDRDTGDVRVLKYVGIADAGKAINPQQCHTQEQGAFLQGLGQALFEETVYENGLMLTPDALTYRLPKISDLPDEQVNILFENGNGAGPYGAKGLGESGILPVPSAIANAVEQAVGVRVTDLPITGEKVWRGLRKRSVVSAEAVAPKVARQQRPNDVIPAEAGIQEGSGREKHDR, encoded by the coding sequence ATGAACGAGATCGCGATTCAATTCGAGCTGAACGGCCGGTCGCGCCGCGCCAGCGTGGCCCCGGAGCTCTTGCTGGCGGACTTCCTGCGCCGGGACTTGGGGCTCAAGGGCACCAAGACGAGCTGCGAGGTGGAGGTGTGCGGCTCCTGCACGGTGCTGCTGGACGGCCGCCCGGTGAGCGCCTGCACGACCTTGACGCACGAGGTCGACGGGCACGCGTTGACGACCATCGAGGGTCTCGGCAACGACGATGCACTGGATCCGGTGCAGGAAGCGTTCTGGGAGGAAGGCGGCTTCGAGTGCGGCTTCTGTACGCCGGGCATGATCCTCGCCGCCCGCGCTTTGCTCGACGAGAATCCCGCCCCCTCGGAAGAGGACATCAAGGCCGCCCTGGACGGCAACCTCTGCCGGTGCACGGGCTATCTGTCCATCATCCGGTCGGTCCACCGGGCCGCGGCGCTGCTGCGCGGGCATGAGACGCCGGCCCCGAGGCCGCTCGACGAGCGGCGCCTCGACGGCGCCGCCAAGGTCCGCGGCGAGCCGGTGTACACCGCCGACCTGACGCATCCGGGCATGCTCTACGGGCGGGTGCTGCGCAGCCCCTACGCCCATGCGCGCATCCTCGGCATCGACACATCCGCCGCCGAATCGCATCCCGGCGTGGTGGCGGTGCTCACCGTCGCGGACCTCGAGGACGTCGCGCACTACCACGGTCCGCTGGTGAAGGACACGCCGGTGCTGGCCGCGGACAAGGTCCGGTACGAAGGCGACGCCGTGGCGGCGGTAGCCGCCGAGACCCTGGAGGCGGCCACGGCGGCGCTGGCGCTCATCCGGGTGGAGTACGACCCCCTGCCGGCGCTTATGACCATGGACGAAGCGCTGGACCCCGATGCCCCGCCCATCCACGAGTCCGTCAGCGACGACGCGCCGAGCTTTCCGGGGTATCCCCGCGTCGACGACGAGGCCAAAAAGTACGCCAACGTGAGCTTCCACTACGAGCGCGGCGAGGGCGACGTGGACGAGGGGTTCGCCGCCTCGGAGCGGGTCTTCGAACACACCTTCGATTTCCCCAAGATCGCCCACTACTCCATGGAGCCGCAGCTCGCCGTGGCGGAGTGGCGCGAGGACGGATTCACCGTCTGGGCGTCCACCCAGCATCAGTTCATCGTGCGCGACGAACTGGCGGAGATGTTCAGCGTGCCCCCGGAGCGCGCGCGGGTGGTGGTGCCGCTGGTGGGAGGCACCTACGGCAACAAGAACCACACCAAGCTCGAGCCCTTGGCGGTGGCGCTGGCCCGCAAGGCCGGAAGGCGGGTGTTCCTGCACCTGTCGCTGGAAGAGGAGTCGCGCACCGTGAGCAAGCCGGCCGCGCGCGTGCGGCTGCGCACCGGCGTGGACCGGGACGGCAAGCTCGTGGCGCGGGACTGTCTCGTGCACGTGGACGGCGGCGCCTACTCGGACTCGGGTCCCCGGGTCACCCAGAAGGCGGGCTACCGGGCGCCCGGCCCGTACCGCATCCCGCACCTCCGTTCCCACGCCTACACCGTCTACACCAACACGGTGCCGGCAGGCGCGTTCCGCGGCATGGGCACGCCCCAGGTCGTATGGGCCTACGAATCGCAGATGGACATGATCGCGCGGGAGATGGGTTGGGATCCGGTGGAGTTCCGGCTCAAGAACCTGCTCGACAAGGGCGAGGACTTCGCCCCCGGCGAGACCCCCCTGGACACCGACCTCAAGGAAGGACTCCAGCGCGCGGCCAGGGAGATCGGCTGGGGCGAAGAGCTGGAGCCCGACTGTGGCATCGGCATCAGTTGCGGCTGCAAGGACGGCGGCGGCAACTTCAAGATCTCGTCCGCGCGGGTGGAAGTCGACGACGGCGGCGCGATCACCCTGCACGAGGGCACCATCGAGATCGGCCAGGGCTCCCACACGGCCATGGCGCGCATCGCCGCGCAGGAGTTGGGGGTGCGGCCCACGGCCGTCCAGGTGGCGCCCCTGGACACCGACTCGACCCCCTTCGACATGGGCACCTACGCCAGCAGCGGCACCACCGTCATGGGGCTCGCGGTGCAGAAGGCCGCCCGGGCCGTCCGCGACCAGCTCATCGAGGCCGCCCGCTCCCTGGGCAAGAGCCCCGACGCCGCCGCGACCCTGGCCAACGGCGAGGTACGCCTGGCGGAGATCGCCCTTCCCTTCTCCGCGCTGGTCCGGCACGTCAAGGGCGCCGGCGGCGTCATCACCGGCGAAGGCCGGCAGGAGAGCGAACGCGACCCCAACGCCCCCCTCGGCGCCCGGGCGCCGTTCTGGGAGGTGGGATGGGGCGCCGCCAAGGTCCACGTGGACCGCGACACCGGCGACGTGCGCGTGCTCAAGTACGTCGGCATCGCCGACGCGGGCAAGGCCATCAACCCCCAGCAGTGCCATACCCAGGAGCAGGGCGCGTTCCTGCAGGGGCTCGGCCAGGCGCTGTTCGAGGAGACCGTGTACGAGAACGGCCTGATGCTCACTCCCGATGCCCTCACCTACCGCCTGCCGAAGATCTCCGACCTGCCGGACGAACAGGTCAACATCCTCTTCGAAAACGGCAACGGCGCCGGCCCCTACGGCGCCAAGGGACTGGGCGAAAGCGGCATCCTCCCCGTGCCGTCGGCCATCGCCAACGCCGTGGAGCAAGCCGTAGGCGTGCGCGTCACCGACCTGCCGATCACCGGAGAGAAGGTCTGGCGTGGGCTGAGGAAGCGATCCGTCGTTTCCGCGGAAGCGGTTGCGCCGAAAGTCGCGAGGCAACAACGTCCCAATGATGTCATTCCCGCGGAAGCGGGAATCCAGGAGGGGTCGGGGCGGGAGAAGCATGACCGCTGA
- a CDS encoding DUF6062 family protein: protein MRDVNETARQDRFYFKLFEGLDEPGCPICTIVIRDSRAYLDSVFYERITDVPTRMSLRDSFGLCNLHTWLLRDLPGSSAPDLGFAIIAKDLLSRFQRVAAEPGTQRRLSLGDWFTRARSRLRARLQRTPCPACVHAARSESVHLRQLLDLLGETAFAEKYSRSAGICLPHFLIADENHPDHALFPQLRERQIRNAGSLHDTLDRFVEKHDHRAKDEITPAEARAWTDAMEFLGGKRGVFDSEMRRPASLRLPKLYKR, encoded by the coding sequence ATGCGCGACGTAAACGAGACGGCGCGTCAAGACCGCTTCTACTTCAAGCTCTTCGAAGGCCTCGACGAGCCCGGTTGCCCCATCTGCACCATCGTGATCCGGGACAGCCGCGCCTACCTCGACAGCGTCTTCTACGAACGTATCACCGACGTCCCCACCCGCATGAGCCTGCGCGATTCCTTCGGCCTGTGCAACCTGCACACTTGGCTGCTGCGCGACCTGCCAGGCTCCAGCGCCCCGGACCTGGGCTTCGCCATCATCGCCAAGGACCTGCTCAGCCGCTTCCAGCGCGTGGCCGCGGAGCCCGGCACTCAACGGCGGCTCTCCCTCGGGGATTGGTTTACGCGCGCCCGCTCCCGGCTGCGCGCCAGGCTGCAACGCACCCCCTGCCCCGCCTGCGTGCACGCCGCGCGCTCCGAGTCCGTGCACCTGCGGCAACTGCTGGACCTGCTCGGCGAAACCGCGTTCGCCGAGAAATACAGCCGCTCCGCCGGCATCTGCCTGCCCCACTTCCTCATCGCCGACGAAAACCACCCGGACCACGCCCTTTTCCCTCAACTCCGCGAACGGCAGATCCGCAACGCAGGGTCCCTGCACGACACCCTCGACCGCTTCGTCGAGAAACACGACCACCGCGCGAAGGACGAAATCACCCCCGCCGAAGCCAGGGCCTGGACCGACGCCATGGAGTTCCTGGGTGGGAAGCGGGGCGTGTTCGACAGCGAGATGCGCCGGCCAGCTTCGCTGAGATTACCCAAGCTCTACAAGCGGTAA